Proteins co-encoded in one Pseudoliparis swirei isolate HS2019 ecotype Mariana Trench chromosome 7, NWPU_hadal_v1, whole genome shotgun sequence genomic window:
- the pes gene encoding pescadillo, with translation MGGLQKKKYERGSVTNYITRNKARKKLQLSLPDFRRLCILKGIYPHEPKHKKKVNKGSTAPRTFYLLKDIRFLLHEPIVGKFRDYKVFVRKLKKAYGKTEWTDVERLKQNKPAYKLDHIIKERYPSFIDALRDVDDALCMGFLFSTFARTGKCHVQTITLCRRLTVEWMNYVIASRSLRKVFISIKGIYYQAEVMGQLTTWLVPYLFSHDHPTDVDYRVMATFTELYTTLLGFINFRLYHSLNLVYPPKLDIKAESELKEEDDDDYAMNSECYLEKLSALSTSLARVVSTAEEEEAEIDKFPVEEEDVEKMEAREMEQKQLETQKKLFEGRKFFLNREVPRESLAFLIRCFGGEVSWDKSVCIGSAYEVTDESITHQIVDRPNVDKQYINRYYIQPQWVYDCINAKILLPVEDYFLGVTLPPHLSPFVEEKEGDYVPPEKLKIMALQRGEKPAHEEEEEDEEEDDDDDEEEDDEVEEKNLKKLEEQRSKGKSLSVKVTAGKVKLDNPVYKEQNEKAEEKRLAIMMMKKKEKYLYDKIMFGKKRKIREVNKLTAKRKAHDDAEKSKKKTKK, from the exons GCGCCTGTGCATCCTGAAGGGCATCTACCCCCATGAGCCCAAGCACAAGAAGAAGGTGAACAAGGGCTCCACCGCCCCGAGGACCTTCTACCTGCTCAAGGACATCCGCTTCCTGCTGCACGAGCCAATCGTTGGCAAGTTCAGGGACTACAAG GTTTTTGTACGCAAACTTAAGAAGGCTTATGGAAAAACAGAATGGACCGACGTGGAGAGGCTGAAGCAGAACAAGCCGGCCTATAAATTGGACCACATCATCAAAGAAAG gtatccgtccttcatcgacGCGCTGCGTGACGTCGACGACGCGCTCTGCATGGGCTTCCTGTTCTCCACCTTCGCCCGGACAGGAAAGTGCCACGTTCAGACGATCACGCTGTGCCGGCGGCTCACGGTGGAATGGATGAACTACGTGATCGCGTCCCGCTCTCTCAGAAAG GTTTTCATCTCCATCAAGGGAATATATTACCAAGCCGAGGTGATGGGACAGCTCACGACGTGGCTGGTGCCATACCTGTTCTCCCATGAT CATCCAACTGATGTTGACTACAGAGTCATGGCCACGTTCACCGAGCTGTACACCACTCTGCTGGGCTTCATCAACTTCCGGCTGTACCATTCCCTCAACCTGGTCTACCCACCAAAG TTGGACATAAAAGCCGAGTCTGAGCTGAAGGAAGAGGATGACGACGACTACGCCATGAATTCAGAGTGCTACCTCGAG AAACTGTCCGCCCTGAGCACCAGTCTGGCCCGGGTGGTTTccactgcagaggaagaggaggctgaaATCGACAAGTTTCCTGTCGAAGAG GAGGACGTGGAAAAGATGGAGGCCAGAGAAATGGAGCAGAAACAGCTGGAAACTCAGAAAAAGCTTTTTGAGGGACGTAAATTCTTCCTCAACAGAGAAGTGCCCAGAGAGTCGCTGGCTTTCCTCATCAG GTGTTTCGGTGGAGAAGTGTCCTGGGACAAGTCCGTCTGCATCGGCAGCGCGTACGAGGTGACGGACGAGAGCATCACGCATCAGATCGTTGACAGACCCAACGTCGACAAACAGTACATCAACAG GTACTACATCCAGCCGCAGTGGGTGTACGACTGCATCAACGCCAAGATCCTCCTGCCTGTGGAGGACTACTTCCTTGGAGTGACTCtgcccccccacctctctcccttcgtggaagagaaggagggagactaCGTGCCCCCTGAGAAGCTGAAGATCATGGCCTTGCAGCGGGGAGAGAAACCTG cccatgaggaagaggaggaagatgaggaggaagatgatgatgatgatgaggaagaagatgacgagGTAGAGGAGAAGAATCTGAAGAAGCTGGAGGAGCAAAGATCCAAGGGCAAA TCTCTGTCCGTCAAAGTGACGGCTGGGAAAGTGAAGCTGGACAACCCGGTGTACAAGGAGCAGAACGAGAAGGCGGAGGAGAAACGGCTGGccatcatgatgatgaagaaaaaggaaaagtacCTCTACGACAAGATCATGTtcggaaagaagaggaaaatcCGAGAG GTTAACAAGCTGACTGCCAAGAGGAAGGCCCACGACGATGCCGAAAAATCAAAGAAAAAGACCAAGAAATGA
- the gal3st1a gene encoding galactosylceramide sulfotransferase, whose amino-acid sequence MRVIPFFYWTMAGKPGRQWRSMCRGLVLGTFLTSCTILLYCLSAPQSSSSHREVPVPFSCAHRPAQLRPKALANSSLQPTGQTCTPKVDIMFMKTHKTASSTLLNILFRFGEKHRLTFAFPNSRNDFFYPSLFQRSQVKDYRPGMCFNILCNHMRFNAAEVTRLLPGDTSYITILRDPAELFESSFHYFGRLVPFTWKISGDDKLAEFLREPRYYFDPDGFNAFYLKNLLFFDFGQDNTLERDDPRVEEGIRSITDRFQLVMLVEYFEESLILLKDALCWEMDDVLFFKLNARMGSTVSKLTPELRAKALEWNAVDWKLYRHFNQTFWKKVDAYGRRQMAEDVAELRRRNAEMASVCIEGGRAVEAGSIRETAMQPWQPIGEKSIMGYNLKKNVDKARRTLCRKMLTPELQYLTELGVNLWITKLWGRVRDIINW is encoded by the exons ATGAGG GTGATCCCTTTCTTCTACTGGACCATGGCTGGCAAGCCAGGGAGGCAGTGGAGGTCCATGTGCAGAGGCCTGGTTCTGGGCACCTTCCTGACCAGCTGCACCATCCTGCTGTACTGCCTCTCCGCTCCGCAGAGCTCCTCCAGTCACCGCGA GGTTCCGGTGCCTTTCTCCTGTGCCCACCGTCCAGCCCAGCTCCGCCCCAAAGCCCTCGCAAACAGCTCACTGCAACCCACCGGCCAGACCTGCACTCCCAAAGTCGATATCATGTTCATGAAGACCCACAAAACAGCCAGCAGCACCCTCCTCAACATCCTCTTCCGCTTTGGGGAGAAGCACCGACTCACATTTGCCTTCCCGAACAGCAGGAATGACTTCTTCTACCCGTCCCTGTTCCAGCGCTCCCAGGTGAAAGACTACAGACCTGGAATGTGCTTCAACATTCTCTGTAATCACATGCGCTTCAACGCAGCCGAGGTGACCAGGCTGCTGCCGGGGGACACTTCTTACATCACCATCCTGCGGGACCCCGCGGAGCTTTTTGAGTCATCGTTCCACTACTTCGGCCGGCTGGTGCCTTTTACCTGGAAGATCTCAGGTGATGACAAGCTGGCTGAGTTTCTGCGTGAGCCGCGTTACTACTTCGACCCAGACGGCTTCAACGCTTTCTACCTCAAGAATCTGCTGTTCTTCGACTTTGGGCAGGACAACACTCTGGAGCGGGACGACCCGCGGGTCGAAGAGGGAATCAGATCCATCACGGACCGTTTTCAGCTGGTCATGTTGGTGGAATACTTTGAGGAGTCGCTCATCCTGCTCAAGGACGCCCTCTGCTGGGAGATGGACGATGTGCTCTTCTTCAAGCTCAACGCCCGCATGGGGTCCACTGTGTCCAAACTCACGCCTGAGCTGAGGGCCAAGGCTCTCGAGTGGAACGCTGTGGACTGGAAGCTATACCGGCACTTCAACCAGACTTTTTGGAAGAAAGTCGATGCGTACGGACGGCGGCAAATGGCTGAAGACGTGGCAGAGCTGAGGAGAAGGAATGCAGAGATGGCATCCGTCTGCATCGAGGGGGGCCGGGCTGTAGAGGCCGGCAGCATCCGAGAGACGGCCATGCAGCCCTGGCAGCCCATCGGAGAGAAGTCCATCATGGGCTATAACCTGAAGAAGAATGTGGACAAGGCCCGGAGGACGCTGTGCCGGAAGATGTTGACGCCAGAGCTTCAGTACTTAACGGAGCTCGGGGTGAACCTGTGGATCACCAAGCTGTGGGGCCGCGTCCGAGACATCATCAACTGGTGA
- the lztr1 gene encoding LOW QUALITY PROTEIN: leucine-zipper-like transcriptional regulator 1 (The sequence of the model RefSeq protein was modified relative to this genomic sequence to represent the inferred CDS: inserted 1 base in 1 codon) has translation MSLKSTKVAPSVDFDHSCSDSVEYLTLDFGPFETVHRWRRLPPCDEFVGARRSKHTVVAYRDAIYVFGGDNGKNMLNDLLRFDVKDCSWCRAFTTGTPPAPRYHHSAVVYGSSMFVFGGYTGDIYSNSNLKNKNDLFEYKFATGQWTEWKVESSLPVARSAHGATVYGDKLWIFAGYDGNARLNDMWTINLQDREHACWEEIDQSGEIPPSCCNFPVAVCMDKMFVFSGQSGAKITNNLFQFEFKGHMWTRIPTEHLLRGSPPPPQRRYGHTMVAFDRHLHVFGGAADNTLPNELHCYDVDSQSWEVIHPSMDSEVWXLQRAGSIVEVVVQYHKYISRSILSFPFLAPQMPSGRLFHAAAVIQDAMYIFGGTVDNNVRSGEMYRFQFSCYPKCTLHEDYGKLLENRQFCDVEFILGEREEKVLGHIAIVTARCQWLRKKILQARDRQRQKAKQDSSEESDEGTAGSPKDIPTGNKPMLEVSIREAEAQPFQVLMQFLYTDKIQYPRRGHVQDVLLIMDVYKLALSFKLSRLEQLCVQYIEASVDLQNVLGVCENANKLQLDQLKEHCLNFVVKESHFNQVIMTKEFERLSTALIVEIVRRKQQPPLRLYSDQPVDIGTSLVQDMKAYLEGGGLEFCNIVLLLDGHPRPAHQVILAARSSYFEAMFRSFMPVDGQVNISIGEMVPSKHAFESMLRYIYYGDVNMPPEDSLYLFAAPYYYGFSNNRLQAYCKQNLEMNVTVENVLQILEAADKTQALDMKKHCLHIIVHQFIQVSKLPNLRSLSQLLLLDIIESLATHISDKQCEEMGSDI, from the exons ATGTCCTTAAAATCCACCAAAGTGGCCCCGAGTGTTGACTTCGACCACAGCTGCTCCGACAGCGTGGAGTACCTGACGCTCGACTTCGGCCCCTTCGAGACGGTCCACCGCTGGAGGAGACTCCCTCCGTGCGATGAGTTTGTCGGCGCAAG GCGCAGTAAGCACACCGTCGTGGCCTACAGAGATGCCATCTACGTGTTTGGGGGAGACAATGG AAAGAACATGCTGAACGACTTGCTCCGTTTCGATGTGAAGGACTGCTCGTGGTGTCG AGCCTTCACCACTGgaactcctcctgctcccagaTACCACCACTCGGCTGTGGTCTATGGCAGCAGCATGTTTGTTTTCG GGGGCTACACTGGAGACATCTACTCAAACTCAAACCTGAAGAACAAAAATGACCTTTTTGAGTACAAATTTGCGACAGGACAGTGGACTGAGTGGAAAGTGGAGAGCAG CTTGCCGGTGGCTCGGTCGGCGCATGGGGCCACGGTTTATGGTGATAAATTGTGGATATTTGCTGGCTATGATGGGAATGCCAG GCTGAACGACATGTGGACCATCAATCTGCAAGATCGAGAACATGCGTGTTGGGAAGAG ATCGATCAAAGTGGTGAGATCCCTCCATCTTGCTGCAACTTCCCTGTAGCCGTCTGCATGGACaagatgtttgtgttttctgGTCAGAGTGGAGCCAAAATCACCAACAACCTCTTCCAGTTTGAGTTCAAAGGCCACAT GTGGACACGGATCCCGACCGAACACCTGCTGCGGGGctcgcctccccctccccagaGGCGTTACGGCCACACGATGGTTGCCTTCGACCGTCACCTGCATGTGTTTGGAGGAGCGGCCGACAACACTCTGCCCAACGAACTGCACTGCTACGACGTGGACTCTCAGAGCTGGGAGGTGATCCATCCCAGCATGGACAGCGAGGTAT ATTTACAAAGGGCTGGGTCAATAGTAGAAGTGGTCGTtcaatatcacaaatatatCTCAAGATCAATTCTTTCTTTCCCCTTCCTGGCCCCTCAGATGCCCAGCGGGAGACTCTTCCATGCTGCTGCGGTGATTCAAGATGCCATGTACATCTTTGGAGGAACTGTGGACAACAACGTGCGCAGTGGGGAGATGTACAGGTTCCAG TTTTCCTGCTACCCGAAGTGCACTCTCCATGAGGACTACGGCAAACTGCTGGAGAATCGTCAGTTCTGTGACGTGGAGTTTATTCTGGGCGAG agggaggagaaagtcTTGGGGCATATCGCCATAGTGACTGCAAGATGTCAGTGGCTACGAAAGAAAATCCTGCAGGCTCGGGATCGGCAGCGACAG AAGGCGAAACAGGACAGCAGCGAGGAAAGTGACGAAGGCACAGCTGGAAGTCCAAAGGACATCCCGACAGGCAACAAGCCGATGCTCGAGGTGTCCATCAGAGAAGCTGAGGCCCAGCCCTTCCAGGTCCTAATGCAGTTCCTTTACACGGACAAGATCCAGTACCCCCGCAGAG GTCATGTGCAGGATGTTCTTCTCATTATGGATGTATACAAACTGGCCCTCAGTTTCAAGCTGTCCCGCCTCGAGCAGCTGTGTGTGCAGTACATCGAGGCGTCCGTCGACCTCCAGAATGTTCTCGGTGTTTGTGAAAATGCCAACAAGCTGCAACTGGACCAGCTCAAG GAACATTGCCTTAATTTTGTGGTGAAGGAGTCTCACTTCAACCAGGTGATCATGACGAAGGAGTTCGAGCGCCTGTCCACTGCACTGATTGTGGAGATCGTGCGGCGGAAGCAGCAGCCTCCTCTCCGGCTGTACTCCGACCAGCCCGTGGACATCGGGACCTCGCTGGTCCAGGACATGAAGGCGTACCTGGAGGGCGGCGGCCTGGAGTTCTGCAACATCGTGCTGCTGTTAGACGGACATCCCCGGCCTGCTCACCAAGTCATACTGGCAGCGCGATCCAG TTACTTTGAGGCGATGTTCCGCTCCTTCATGCCGGTGGACGGTCAGGTCAACATCTCCATCGGGGAGATGGTTCCCAGTAAGCACGCCTTCGAGTCCATGCTGCGCTACATCTACTACGGCGACGTCAACATGCCTCCGGAAGATTCCCT CTATCTGTTTGCTGCTCCGTATTACTACGGCTTCTCCAACAACCGGCTGCAGGCTTACTGCAAGCAGAATCTGGAGATGAACGTCACTGTGGAGAATGTCTTGCAG ATCCTGGAGGCAGCGGATAAGACCCAGGCCCTGGACATGAAGAAGCACTGCCTGCACATTATTGTCCACCAGTTCAttcag GTATCCAAGCTCCCCAACCTACGGTCTCTcagccagctgctgctgctggacatcATTGAGTCTCTAGCCACACACATATCAGACAAACAATGTGAAGAGATGGGCTCCGACATTTAG
- the cldn26 gene encoding putative claudin-24, producing the protein MVILTPLMMQRTALFVTFGGLVTSLTTTFLPLWKTMNSDLNEVENWFSGLWHACLYTEEVGIQCKAFESIMGLPADLQISRVLMLVSVGTGGFALLLVFPGLEGVGMCVGRPGLKRRLLVLGGVLAWVSGLSTLAPVSLVAYTTVVEFWDEGYPDVMPRWECGEAMFSGWFGGLALVVGGTLFFVAVCMADYDQRSGREPIGRRAEHRTEHYLKTEVL; encoded by the coding sequence ATGGTGATTCTAACGCCTTTAATGATGCAAAGGACGGCGCTCTTTGTGACCTTTGGAGGTTTGGTCACTTCTCTGACCACCACCTTCCTCCCACTGTGGAAGACGATGAACTCTGACCTCAACGAAGTGGAGAACTGGTTCTCTGGACTGTGGCACGCCTGCCTCTACACAGAAGAGGTGGGCATCCAGTGCAAGGCCTTCGAGTCCATCATGGGGCTGCCGGCGGACCTGCAGATCTCCAGGGTGCTCATGCTGGTGTCCGTGGGCACCGGAGGCTTCGCTCTGCTGCTGGTCTTCCCGGGTCTGGAGGGGGTTGGGATGTGTGTGGGCCGGCCCGGCCTCAAGAGGAGGCTCCTGGTCCTGGGCGGCGTGCTGGCCTGGGTGTCGGGGCTCAGCACTCTGGCTCCCGTCTCGCTCGTGGCCTACACCACCGTGGTGGAGTTCTGGGACGAGGGTTACCCCGACGTGATGCCTCGCTGGGAGTGCGGAGAGGCCATGTTCTCCGGCTGGTTCGGAGGCTTGGCTCTCGTCGTCGGGGGGACTCTCTTCTTCGTCGCCGTGTGCATGGCGGACTACGACCAGAGGTCAGGAAGGGAGCCGATCGGCCGGCGGGCCGAGCACAGGACGGAGCACTACCTGAAGACAGAGGTGCTATAG